In a genomic window of Streptomyces sp. NBC_01231:
- a CDS encoding LysE family translocator, translated as MTAALVAGLLAGYGIAVPVGAVGTYLVSLTARTSLRTGSCAALGVATADGLYALVATLGGAALVGALRPVLGPLRWASALVLIALAVRGAVTAVRRYRGHRLATRSDPPPPGPARAFAGLLAITLLNPTTVIYFAALVLGTRADEAVRPLEQGVFVLAAFAASASWQVLLAGGGALLGRALTGHRGRLVTALLSSAVMTALATGMLVTPA; from the coding sequence GTGACCGCCGCACTCGTAGCGGGGCTGCTCGCGGGCTACGGCATCGCCGTGCCCGTCGGCGCGGTCGGCACCTACCTGGTCTCCCTCACCGCTCGTACGTCCCTGCGGACCGGCAGCTGCGCCGCGCTCGGCGTCGCGACCGCCGACGGCCTGTACGCCCTGGTGGCCACGCTCGGCGGCGCCGCCCTCGTCGGCGCCCTGCGGCCGGTGCTCGGACCGCTGCGCTGGGCCTCCGCGCTGGTCCTGATCGCGTTGGCGGTCCGGGGCGCGGTCACGGCCGTGCGCCGGTACCGGGGCCACCGCCTCGCCACCCGTTCCGACCCGCCTCCGCCGGGCCCCGCGCGAGCCTTCGCGGGACTGCTCGCCATCACCCTGCTCAACCCGACCACCGTGATCTACTTCGCCGCGCTGGTGCTGGGCACCCGGGCCGATGAGGCCGTGCGGCCCCTGGAACAAGGGGTGTTCGTACTGGCGGCCTTCGCCGCGTCCGCGAGTTGGCAGGTGCTGCTCGCCGGGGGCGGCGCCTTGCTGGGCCGGGCTCTGACCGGGCACCGGGGACGGCTGGTGACGGCGCTGCTGTCGAGCGCCGTGATGACGGCCCTGGCGACAGGGATGCTCGTGACTCCGGCGTGA
- a CDS encoding ferredoxin has translation MDIDIDKDVCIGAGQCALAAPGVFTQDDDGLSTLLPGREDGAGDPMVREAARACPVTAITVSETVG, from the coding sequence ATGGACATCGACATCGACAAGGACGTCTGTATCGGCGCGGGTCAGTGCGCCCTGGCCGCCCCGGGCGTCTTCACCCAGGACGACGACGGCCTCAGCACCCTGCTGCCCGGCCGGGAGGACGGCGCGGGCGACCCGATGGTCCGGGAGGCGGCCCGGGCCTGCCCGGTCACCGCGATCACGGTGTCCGAGACGGTGGGCTGA
- a CDS encoding nitroreductase family deazaflavin-dependent oxidoreductase, producing MPLEGEYEPSPEQWVRDQVELYESSGGTKGTTLMDTGMPVILLTTRGAKSGKLRKTPLMRVEHEGRYAVVASKGGAPEHPVWFYNVKADSQVELQDGPAKWDMTAREITGAEKAEWWERAVAAYPPYADYQKKTDREIPVFVLEPVKGS from the coding sequence ATGCCTCTTGAGGGCGAGTACGAACCCAGCCCTGAGCAGTGGGTGCGCGACCAGGTGGAGCTGTACGAGAGCTCCGGCGGCACCAAGGGGACGACGCTGATGGACACCGGGATGCCCGTCATCCTGCTCACGACCCGGGGCGCCAAGAGCGGCAAGCTCCGCAAGACGCCGCTGATGCGCGTCGAGCACGAGGGACGCTACGCCGTCGTCGCCTCCAAGGGCGGGGCGCCCGAGCACCCGGTCTGGTTCTACAACGTCAAGGCCGACTCGCAGGTGGAGCTGCAGGACGGCCCGGCGAAGTGGGACATGACGGCCCGTGAGATCACCGGCGCGGAGAAGGCCGAGTGGTGGGAGCGTGCCGTCGCGGCCTATCCGCCGTACGCCGACTACCAGAAGAAGACAGACCGGGAGATTCCGGTCTTCGTGCTGGAGCCCGTCAAGGGGAGCTGA
- a CDS encoding nuclear transport factor 2 family protein, translating into MTDRPPLPPFTRESAAQKVQAAEDAWNTRDPHRVALAYSEDSVWRNRDTFVTGRAEIVEFLTAKWAREDEYALRKDLWAFDGNRIAVRFQYECRDSDGNWWRSYGNELWEFDEHGLMTRREASINDVPIQEEQRRILGPRPEAERGLSVPLE; encoded by the coding sequence ATGACCGACCGCCCGCCCCTGCCGCCCTTCACCCGGGAGAGCGCGGCCCAGAAGGTGCAGGCAGCCGAGGACGCCTGGAACACCCGCGATCCCCACCGGGTGGCGCTCGCCTACTCTGAGGACTCGGTCTGGCGCAACCGCGACACCTTCGTCACCGGCCGCGCCGAGATCGTCGAGTTCCTCACCGCGAAGTGGGCCCGCGAGGACGAGTACGCGCTGCGCAAGGACCTGTGGGCGTTCGACGGCAACCGCATCGCGGTCCGTTTCCAGTACGAGTGCCGGGACTCCGACGGCAACTGGTGGCGGTCGTACGGCAACGAGCTGTGGGAGTTCGACGAGCACGGACTGATGACCCGGCGCGAGGCCAGCATCAACGACGTGCCCATCCAGGAGGAGCAGCGGCGCATCCTCGGCCCACGGCCCGAAGCCGAGCGGGGGCTGTCCGTCCCGCTTGAGTAG
- a CDS encoding phytanoyl-CoA dioxygenase family protein, with the protein MTVTDNSAADVPILPEAGRRAFGEDGFTVVRGLFGYDEIDRLCAEFAALHAAGPVPGHFEPHDSADPLRRYPRVMQPHEINGLARSVLLDPRLRAVLEVLLGEEVLAAQSMFYFKPPGARGQALHQDNFYLRVEPGTCVAAWVACDEIDRDNGGLEVVPRTHRMEVFCPEEADAELSFAREYVPPPPGLAAVPVDMRPGDVLFFNGSLVHGSQPNRTSDRFRRSFIGHYVGRSTERIGEFYRTLSMSGERVPLPESEGAGPCGTEFAPHGPH; encoded by the coding sequence ATGACAGTCACGGACAACAGCGCCGCCGACGTGCCCATCCTGCCCGAGGCGGGGCGGCGGGCGTTCGGGGAGGACGGCTTCACCGTCGTGCGGGGGCTGTTCGGGTACGACGAGATCGACCGGTTGTGCGCCGAGTTCGCGGCGCTGCACGCGGCGGGGCCGGTGCCGGGGCACTTCGAGCCCCATGACTCGGCGGATCCGCTGCGCCGGTATCCGAGGGTGATGCAGCCGCACGAGATCAACGGCCTCGCGCGGAGCGTGCTGTTGGATCCGCGGCTGCGCGCCGTGCTGGAGGTGCTGCTCGGCGAGGAGGTGCTGGCCGCGCAGAGCATGTTCTACTTCAAGCCGCCGGGGGCCCGGGGCCAGGCGCTGCACCAGGACAACTTCTATCTGCGGGTCGAGCCGGGCACCTGTGTGGCGGCGTGGGTCGCCTGCGACGAGATCGACCGGGACAACGGCGGTCTGGAGGTCGTGCCCCGCACCCACCGGATGGAGGTGTTCTGCCCCGAGGAGGCGGACGCCGAGCTGTCGTTCGCCCGGGAGTACGTGCCCCCGCCGCCGGGGCTCGCCGCCGTACCGGTCGACATGCGGCCCGGAGACGTGCTGTTCTTCAACGGCAGCCTGGTGCACGGCTCGCAGCCCAACCGGACGTCCGACCGGTTCCGTCGGTCGTTCATCGGCCACTACGTGGGGCGTTCCACCGAGCGCATCGGAGAGTTCTACCGCACGCTGTCGATGAGCGGCGAACGGGTGCCGCTGCCGGAGAGCGAGGGCGCGGGCCCGTGCGGCACGGAGTTCGCACCGCACGGTCCGCATTAG
- a CDS encoding flavoprotein gives MTGQSDRPFLYVVVCAAGIAADVGTLITAAQERDWEVGVIATPVAMNGFFDTAAVEALTGRVIRSAWRTPGDPRPFPPPDAVVAAPATFNTINKWAAGLADTLAVATLCEAPGLCIPVAVLPCVADALAAHPAYQDSLMRLRGMDVRFGEPYSGEAGEDGGLPGFGWERALDLLA, from the coding sequence GTGACCGGACAGTCCGACAGGCCCTTCCTCTACGTCGTCGTGTGCGCCGCCGGGATCGCGGCGGACGTCGGCACACTGATCACCGCCGCCCAGGAGCGGGACTGGGAGGTCGGTGTCATCGCGACGCCCGTCGCCATGAACGGCTTCTTCGACACCGCCGCCGTCGAGGCGCTCACCGGACGAGTGATCCGTTCCGCCTGGCGTACCCCCGGGGACCCGCGCCCCTTCCCGCCGCCCGACGCCGTGGTCGCCGCGCCCGCCACCTTCAACACGATCAACAAGTGGGCGGCCGGACTCGCCGACACCCTCGCCGTGGCCACCCTGTGCGAGGCCCCCGGCCTATGCATCCCGGTCGCGGTACTCCCGTGCGTGGCCGACGCGTTGGCCGCCCATCCCGCCTACCAGGACAGTCTGATGAGGCTGCGGGGGATGGACGTGCGGTTCGGCGAGCCGTACTCCGGCGAGGCGGGGGAGGACGGCGGGCTGCCCGGGTTCGGTTGGGAACGGGCGCTGGACCTGCTGGCGTGA
- a CDS encoding helix-turn-helix domain-containing protein yields the protein MLVTADGLPRAAARGDLAPPPGLVVVGRYDRPPGYGVNRPRGSDSWLFTWTTGGQGRLSQGATRARAGAGDLVVLAPGVRHDYGVAPGARHWRFWWAHCRARPSWPAWLRPYATGDGVHVVTPTPADAHDRIEAAFRRMLSDARWTGTGAPPATGDDREQVAVAHGTAARELALCALEEVVLLTAGAARAPSARSGVDPRVRRAQELIAADPAAPHTVRSLAADVALSPSRFAHLFSQQLGRSPMRELREARLRHAARLLEGTDLSVERVAAACGFASPCHFNRVFRERYGLPPGGYRASGPMVGT from the coding sequence ATGCTCGTGACCGCTGACGGATTGCCCAGGGCTGCCGCACGCGGTGACCTCGCCCCGCCGCCCGGCCTCGTGGTGGTCGGCCGCTACGACCGGCCCCCGGGGTACGGCGTCAACCGGCCGCGCGGGTCCGACAGTTGGCTCTTCACCTGGACGACCGGCGGACAGGGGCGGCTGAGCCAGGGAGCGACGCGGGCACGCGCGGGTGCCGGGGATCTGGTGGTGCTCGCCCCGGGCGTCCGGCACGACTACGGCGTGGCGCCGGGTGCCCGGCACTGGCGGTTCTGGTGGGCGCACTGCCGGGCCAGACCGTCCTGGCCGGCCTGGCTGCGTCCGTACGCCACCGGCGACGGCGTGCACGTGGTCACCCCCACCCCGGCCGACGCGCACGACCGGATCGAGGCGGCCTTCCGCCGGATGCTCTCCGACGCCCGCTGGACGGGCACCGGTGCGCCGCCCGCCACCGGGGACGACCGGGAACAGGTCGCGGTGGCGCACGGCACCGCGGCCCGCGAACTCGCCCTCTGCGCGCTGGAGGAGGTCGTCCTGCTCACCGCCGGAGCCGCCCGCGCACCCTCAGCCCGGTCCGGCGTCGACCCCCGGGTGCGCCGTGCCCAGGAGCTGATCGCGGCCGACCCGGCGGCCCCGCACACCGTCCGCTCGCTCGCCGCCGACGTCGCGCTGTCCCCCTCCCGATTCGCGCACCTGTTCTCCCAACAGCTCGGCCGCTCGCCGATGCGGGAGCTGCGCGAGGCACGTCTGCGGCACGCCGCCCGACTGCTGGAGGGCACCGACCTGTCCGTGGAACGCGTGGCAGCCGCCTGCGGCTTCGCGAGCCCCTGCCACTTCAACCGGGTCTTCCGCGAGCGCTACGGTCTGCCGCCCGGCGGCTACCGGGCGAGCGGCCCAATGGTTGGGACGTGA
- a CDS encoding cytochrome P450 has protein sequence MPGTESVAFPQDRTCPYHPPTAYDALRETRPLTRIALFDGRPAWLVSGHATARALLADRRLSSDRTRPEFPAPTARFAAARNRRTALLGVDGSEHQTQRRMMIPAFTLKRATELRPRIQQVVDERLDAMIAQGPPAELVSAFALPVPSTVICALLGVPYADHDFFEGESRRLLRGPTAEDTSDARDRLEAYIGELIDHKQKEAEPGDGVLDELVHQRLRDGELDRQEVISLAIILLVAGHETTANMISLGTYTLLQHPDRLAELRAAPALLPTAVEELMRMLSIADGLLRLATDDIEVAGTTIRAGDGVVFATSVINRDEGVYADPDTLDWQRSARHHVGFGFGIHQCLGQNLARAELEIALRTLFDRLPTLRLAAPADEIPFKPGDTIQGMLELPVTW, from the coding sequence ATGCCAGGAACGGAATCCGTCGCCTTCCCGCAGGACCGCACCTGCCCCTATCACCCGCCGACCGCCTACGACGCACTGCGCGAGACCCGGCCACTGACCCGGATCGCGCTCTTCGACGGCCGGCCTGCCTGGCTCGTCAGCGGGCACGCCACCGCTCGCGCCCTGCTGGCCGACCGGCGTCTGTCCTCCGACCGCACCCGCCCCGAGTTCCCCGCGCCGACGGCCCGCTTCGCCGCGGCCCGGAACCGGAGGACCGCACTGCTGGGCGTCGACGGCTCGGAGCACCAGACCCAGCGGCGCATGATGATCCCCGCCTTCACCCTGAAACGCGCCACCGAACTGCGTCCGCGCATCCAGCAGGTCGTCGACGAACGCCTCGACGCGATGATCGCGCAGGGGCCGCCCGCCGAGCTGGTGAGCGCCTTCGCGCTGCCCGTGCCCTCGACGGTGATCTGCGCCCTGCTCGGCGTCCCCTACGCCGACCACGACTTCTTCGAGGGCGAGTCCAGGCGGTTGCTGCGCGGACCGACGGCCGAGGACACCTCGGACGCCCGCGACCGACTGGAGGCGTACATCGGTGAGTTGATCGACCACAAGCAGAAGGAGGCGGAGCCCGGGGACGGCGTGCTGGACGAACTCGTCCACCAGCGGCTGCGCGACGGCGAACTCGACCGTCAGGAGGTGATCTCCCTGGCGATCATCCTGCTGGTCGCGGGCCACGAGACCACCGCCAACATGATCTCGCTGGGCACCTACACGCTCCTTCAACACCCCGACCGGCTGGCCGAGCTGCGCGCCGCCCCCGCGCTGCTGCCCACTGCGGTCGAGGAGCTCATGCGGATGCTGTCGATCGCCGACGGATTGCTGCGGCTGGCCACCGACGACATCGAGGTGGCGGGGACGACGATCCGTGCCGGTGACGGTGTGGTCTTCGCGACCTCGGTCATCAACCGCGACGAGGGCGTCTACGCCGACCCCGACACCCTGGACTGGCAACGGTCGGCCCGTCACCACGTCGGCTTCGGCTTCGGCATCCACCAGTGCCTCGGCCAGAACCTGGCCCGGGCCGAACTGGAGATCGCCCTGAGGACACTCTTCGACCGACTGCCCACGCTCCGCCTCGCGGCTCCGGCGGACGAGATCCCCTTCAAGCCCGGCGACACGATCCAGGGGATGCTGGAACTCCCCGTGACCTGGTAA
- a CDS encoding aldo/keto reductase, whose amino-acid sequence MQYVKLGSTGLDVSRICLGCMTYGVPDRGAHEWTLDEEASRPLIRQALEAGINFFDTANVYSDGTSEEIVGRALADFAHRDDIVLATKVNGRMRPGANGAGLSRKAIMTEIDHSLARLGTDHVDLYQIHRYDPHTPVEETMEALHDLVKAGKVRYIGASSMYAWQFSKMQYTAERHGWTRFVSMQNHYNLLYREEEREMLPLCADQGVGALPWSPLARGRLTRDWGTVTERSANDDFGGRLYQEGDRTIVEAVTRIANDRGVPRAQVALAWLLHRDTVAAPIVGAAKAGHIEDAVAAVELELSDKEIEELEQPYTARPIAGH is encoded by the coding sequence ATGCAGTACGTGAAGCTCGGTTCGACGGGCCTGGACGTGTCGCGGATCTGTCTGGGCTGCATGACCTACGGCGTGCCCGACCGCGGCGCACACGAGTGGACCCTCGACGAGGAGGCGTCACGTCCGCTCATCCGACAGGCACTGGAGGCCGGGATCAACTTCTTCGACACCGCCAACGTCTACTCGGACGGCACCAGCGAGGAGATCGTCGGCAGGGCGCTCGCCGACTTCGCCCACCGGGACGACATCGTGCTCGCCACCAAGGTGAACGGGCGCATGCGGCCCGGAGCCAACGGCGCCGGACTGTCCCGCAAGGCGATCATGACCGAGATCGACCACAGCCTCGCCCGCCTCGGCACCGACCACGTCGACCTCTACCAGATCCACCGCTACGACCCGCACACCCCGGTCGAGGAGACCATGGAGGCGCTGCACGACCTGGTGAAGGCGGGCAAGGTCCGCTACATCGGGGCGAGTTCGATGTACGCCTGGCAGTTCTCCAAGATGCAGTACACGGCCGAACGGCACGGCTGGACCCGGTTCGTGTCCATGCAGAACCACTACAACCTCCTCTACCGCGAGGAGGAACGGGAGATGCTGCCCCTCTGCGCGGACCAGGGCGTGGGCGCGCTGCCGTGGAGCCCTCTCGCCCGTGGGCGTCTCACCCGGGACTGGGGGACGGTGACCGAGCGCAGCGCCAACGACGACTTCGGCGGCCGGCTCTACCAGGAGGGTGACCGCACCATCGTCGAGGCGGTCACCCGAATCGCGAACGACCGTGGTGTCCCGCGCGCCCAGGTCGCCCTCGCCTGGCTGCTGCACCGGGACACGGTGGCCGCCCCGATCGTCGGCGCGGCCAAGGCAGGGCACATCGAGGACGCCGTGGCCGCCGTCGAACTCGAGCTCAGCGACAAGGAGATCGAGGAGCTGGAACAGCCGTACACGGCACGTCCGATCGCCGGTCACTGA
- a CDS encoding ricin-type beta-trefoil lectin domain protein, whose translation MKEAGLSNSPTPARPSDATDEQLSAELKKWSGATPALQPVGELLDRHWEAAFAYARLCTDGPRPAGMLTTAAFTRLFGESLRQTGPSSAWRPHLLVTVRRIAAEWDNDHRREQLHPELRTEDGGDRVAARLLPSANRRMLSGAFQRLPQSARCLLWHTEVEAEPLAIPAALLGLDEEDAGVELGRARERLREECLQVHRELSPEQECRHYLRLLDVTYRRRGVDVDADLREHLGRCRHCRHTADQLHQFNEGLGAALAEAVLGWGAHAYLEARAHVHAVPDEAQTPVPVPGDFFDSVPQTPASAFPGENFAPFTPASASSTPATPATGTGTRTGPRSASRRSAHKAPRRASRRASRRNLTAAVLTVSGLIVLPLVLWSSLGSSEGAPQADDGRSAEPGTGSGKSTSDPSWVEAGDAEQGAVRGRLHNVNSGLCVGIVGKKAVEGAETALTTCSSDQDQQWSYEPEGLLRSADAPDLCMDSHLGYSVVLAPCKAAAKSADKNIRYDFTLQGALVPRWDQDLALTPAATDASGALVVKARDDGSAQRWVIDTSKTDLQMEVVNWDADSVPARTPESPPAPKASKSPAPTSTPEATPSTTPSTPRTTPTPAPSPSYPTGGSCAYNPYHCSGSGGYGGGYGGGGYGGGYGGGGYGGGYGGYGPYYGTGGR comes from the coding sequence GTGAAAGAAGCAGGGCTGTCGAATTCCCCGACTCCCGCTCGCCCCAGCGATGCCACGGACGAGCAACTGAGCGCCGAGCTCAAGAAGTGGAGTGGGGCGACACCCGCGCTGCAACCCGTCGGAGAACTCCTCGACCGGCACTGGGAAGCGGCCTTCGCCTACGCCAGGCTGTGCACCGACGGTCCGCGTCCCGCGGGAATGCTCACCACCGCCGCGTTCACCCGGCTCTTCGGGGAGTCCCTGCGCCAGACCGGGCCGAGCTCCGCCTGGCGCCCCCACCTTCTGGTCACCGTGCGCCGGATCGCGGCGGAGTGGGACAACGACCACAGACGCGAACAGCTGCACCCGGAACTGAGAACCGAGGATGGTGGGGACCGGGTCGCCGCCCGCCTGCTGCCCTCCGCGAACCGCCGGATGCTGTCCGGGGCGTTCCAGAGGCTGCCTCAGTCGGCCCGCTGCCTGCTCTGGCACACCGAGGTGGAGGCCGAACCCCTCGCCATACCCGCCGCGCTGCTGGGCCTGGACGAGGAGGACGCCGGCGTCGAACTGGGGCGGGCCCGGGAGCGGTTGCGCGAGGAGTGCCTCCAGGTCCACCGTGAACTCTCCCCCGAGCAGGAGTGCCGGCACTATCTGCGGCTGCTGGACGTGACCTACCGGCGCCGCGGCGTCGACGTCGACGCCGACCTGCGTGAGCATCTGGGGCGGTGCCGCCACTGCCGGCACACCGCGGACCAACTGCACCAGTTCAACGAGGGGCTCGGCGCCGCGCTGGCCGAAGCCGTGCTCGGCTGGGGCGCCCACGCCTATCTGGAGGCACGCGCGCACGTGCACGCCGTCCCGGACGAGGCACAGACGCCCGTGCCGGTCCCGGGCGATTTCTTCGACTCGGTGCCGCAGACCCCGGCATCCGCGTTCCCGGGCGAGAACTTCGCGCCCTTCACGCCCGCTTCCGCGTCCTCCACCCCGGCGACCCCGGCGACTGGCACCGGCACCCGCACCGGCCCTCGCAGCGCCTCGCGCAGGTCCGCTCACAAAGCGCCCCGCCGAGCCTCCCGCCGTGCCTCCCGCCGCAATCTCACCGCGGCCGTCCTCACCGTCAGCGGGCTGATCGTGCTGCCGCTGGTCCTGTGGTCCTCACTCGGCTCCTCGGAGGGCGCCCCGCAGGCCGACGACGGCCGCTCCGCCGAGCCCGGCACCGGCTCGGGCAAGTCGACGTCCGACCCGTCCTGGGTCGAAGCCGGCGACGCCGAGCAGGGCGCCGTGCGCGGACGGCTGCACAACGTCAACTCCGGCCTCTGCGTCGGCATCGTCGGCAAGAAGGCCGTCGAGGGTGCGGAGACCGCCCTCACCACCTGCTCCTCGGACCAGGACCAGCAGTGGTCGTACGAACCCGAGGGCCTGCTGCGCAGCGCGGACGCCCCCGACCTCTGCATGGACTCCCACCTCGGCTACTCGGTGGTGCTGGCCCCCTGCAAGGCCGCCGCCAAGTCCGCCGACAAGAACATCCGCTACGACTTCACCCTCCAGGGCGCCCTCGTCCCCCGCTGGGACCAGGACCTGGCACTCACTCCCGCGGCCACCGACGCGTCGGGTGCGCTGGTCGTGAAGGCCCGCGACGACGGCTCGGCCCAGCGCTGGGTCATCGACACCTCGAAGACCGACCTTCAGATGGAGGTCGTCAACTGGGACGCCGACAGCGTCCCCGCGCGGACCCCCGAGTCCCCGCCCGCCCCGAAGGCGTCGAAGAGCCCGGCCCCCACGTCCACCCCCGAGGCGACGCCGTCCACGACCCCGTCGACCCCGCGGACCACGCCGACACCGGCGCCGTCCCCCTCGTATCCGACGGGCGGGTCCTGCGCCTACAACCCGTACCACTGCTCGGGGAGCGGTGGGTACGGAGGCGGGTACGGGGGCGGCGGATACGGAGGCGGCTACGGCGGCGGTGGT